One Beggiatoa leptomitoformis DNA segment encodes these proteins:
- a CDS encoding SIR2 family NAD-dependent protein deacylase, protein MIIPAELTQCLKHSKRLAILTGAGISAESGVPTFRDAQTGLWAQYNPTELATPEAFQQNPKLVWEWYAWRQQLVAKAEPNAGHLALVELEHHQPSLTIVTQNIDGLHQRAGSNRVIELHGNINRFKCATENRILEQWEKQTAIPPHCPYCNGLIRPDVVWFGESLPVFALEQALQAIERSDVLLTIGTSALVQPAATLPLKALQQGATVIEINPETTPLTPCVHFSLRGKSGDILPKLLKSVWGDTQT, encoded by the coding sequence ATGATTATTCCTGCCGAACTTACACAATGTTTAAAACACAGCAAACGATTAGCTATCTTAACAGGTGCAGGCATCTCGGCAGAAAGTGGCGTACCCACCTTTCGTGACGCGCAAACAGGATTATGGGCGCAATATAACCCCACTGAACTAGCCACACCAGAAGCCTTTCAACAAAATCCCAAACTCGTTTGGGAATGGTACGCATGGCGACAACAACTGGTTGCTAAAGCAGAACCCAACGCGGGACATTTAGCCCTAGTTGAATTAGAACATCATCAACCCAGCTTAACGATTGTGACACAAAATATAGACGGTTTACACCAACGTGCAGGCAGTAACCGAGTGATTGAACTACATGGAAATATTAATCGATTCAAATGCGCGACGGAAAATCGCATTCTTGAACAATGGGAAAAACAAACCGCTATCCCACCCCATTGCCCCTATTGCAACGGCTTAATACGTCCTGATGTCGTCTGGTTTGGTGAGAGTTTACCCGTATTTGCACTAGAACAAGCCCTACAAGCCATAGAACGCAGCGATGTTTTACTCACCATCGGGACATCCGCACTGGTTCAACCTGCGGCTACACTCCCCTTAAAAGCACTCCAACAGGGCGCAACGGTGATTGAAATCAACCCAGAAACCACGCCATTAACCCCTTGCGTACACTTCTCACTACGTGGCAAATCAGGCGATATTTTACCCAAACTCCTAAAATCAGTTTGGGGCGATACTCAAACATAA
- a CDS encoding PAS domain-containing hybrid sensor histidine kinase/response regulator produces MSTKMELANALLELEQFKTILDTILDSVFMFTPDTYRFFYVNREGVQRFGYSQTEFMQMNILSLIPSLTNTQLEKNLILLIEKQKTFIRFETTAQCKDQQQFPVEIYLQYIQQNSEKPYIVSIIRDISERYTTERQLREKEERYHQFFETNRAIKLIISPATGIIEDANQAACDFYGYSKKQILTKKISDINVFTPEQIKEEMTLAITEQRLYFNFQHRLASGDIRDVEVYSGPILVNGKYLLYSIVHDITERRRAEKDLQHAKEIAEAANRAKTTFLANMSHELRTPLNGILGYAQILQRDKTLSTQQHDGIDIIYRSGEYLLNLINDVLDLAKIEAEHVQLYETDFQFQLFLTEITKLYQLHATQKGLSFTFNPLTYLPTGIKADEKRLRQILVNLLNNAIKFTKQGGVTFTVGYDEQQMMCFQIEDTGIGIAPEELEKIFLPFQQGGDQRYRADGMGLGLSITHQLIELMGGKIHVRSTLGKGSLFWFSIPLKNATYLQSSTIVSPQIITGYQGNSLSILVVDDYWENRAVLQGLLKPLGFIIIEASNGLECIEKADKLRPDLILIDLVMPTMDGFEAVRRMRKIDALKQTPIIAISASIFELPLEASIEAGCNSFLPKPIQVEDLLDKLRVFLNIQWQYAKPKPVENIVMAESPHRRTKIVLAGLSNIDTNELRELSTRGDINGILRKLQIIEQEHPHLHEITQYLQEMARNFQIDEIRELMIQAST; encoded by the coding sequence ATGTCCACAAAAATGGAGTTAGCAAACGCCTTGCTAGAACTAGAACAATTTAAAACGATACTAGACACTATCTTGGACAGTGTTTTCATGTTTACCCCTGATACATATCGTTTTTTTTACGTGAATCGTGAAGGTGTGCAACGGTTTGGGTATAGTCAAACTGAATTCATGCAAATGAATATACTCTCTTTGATTCCGTCATTAACAAACACACAACTAGAAAAAAATCTCATTTTACTCATAGAAAAACAAAAAACGTTTATTCGCTTTGAAACAACCGCCCAATGTAAAGACCAACAACAATTTCCTGTTGAAATATATCTACAATATATACAACAAAATAGCGAAAAACCGTACATCGTCAGCATTATTCGAGATATTTCTGAACGCTATACCACAGAACGACAACTTCGAGAAAAAGAAGAACGTTATCACCAATTTTTTGAAACCAATCGCGCCATCAAACTCATCATTTCCCCAGCAACAGGCATTATTGAAGATGCGAATCAAGCTGCTTGTGATTTTTATGGCTACAGCAAAAAACAGATTTTAACTAAAAAAATCAGTGATATAAACGTATTTACGCCTGAACAAATAAAAGAAGAAATGACTTTAGCCATTACAGAACAACGTCTATATTTTAATTTTCAACACCGCCTTGCATCGGGTGACATTCGTGATGTAGAAGTATATTCAGGGCCTATTTTAGTAAATGGTAAATACCTACTTTATTCAATTGTTCATGATATTACCGAACGACGACGAGCAGAAAAAGACCTACAACATGCAAAAGAGATTGCTGAAGCGGCAAATCGCGCAAAAACAACTTTTTTAGCCAATATGAGTCATGAATTACGTACACCTCTCAATGGCATTTTAGGCTATGCCCAAATTTTACAACGGGATAAAACCCTCTCGACTCAACAACATGATGGGATTGATATTATTTATCGTAGTGGAGAATACTTACTCAATTTAATTAATGATGTCCTTGATTTAGCAAAAATTGAGGCTGAACACGTTCAGCTATACGAAACAGATTTTCAATTTCAGCTTTTTTTAACAGAAATTACAAAACTATACCAACTACATGCCACACAAAAAGGACTTTCTTTTACATTTAACCCATTGACTTACTTACCAACAGGGATTAAAGCAGATGAAAAACGGCTTAGACAAATATTAGTAAACTTACTGAACAATGCGATTAAATTTACCAAACAAGGCGGCGTTACCTTTACCGTAGGCTATGATGAACAACAAATGATGTGTTTTCAAATAGAAGACACAGGAATCGGTATTGCCCCTGAAGAGCTAGAAAAAATTTTCCTTCCCTTTCAACAAGGAGGAGACCAGCGTTATCGCGCGGATGGAATGGGATTAGGTTTATCAATCACACATCAACTGATAGAACTGATGGGCGGTAAAATTCATGTTCGTAGCACACTAGGCAAAGGTAGTCTTTTTTGGTTCTCCATCCCCTTAAAAAATGCTACCTATTTACAATCATCAACCATCGTATCTCCCCAAATTATTACTGGTTATCAAGGTAATTCTCTATCTATTCTAGTCGTGGACGACTATTGGGAAAATAGAGCTGTTTTACAAGGATTACTAAAACCATTAGGGTTTATTATCATTGAAGCCAGTAACGGACTAGAATGTATAGAAAAAGCTGACAAGCTGAGACCTGATTTAATTCTCATTGATTTAGTAATGCCAACCATGGATGGTTTTGAAGCGGTTAGGCGTATGCGTAAAATTGATGCCCTCAAACAAACGCCTATTATTGCAATATCTGCCAGTATTTTTGAATTACCACTTGAAGCAAGTATAGAAGCAGGTTGTAATAGTTTTTTACCCAAACCTATTCAAGTAGAGGATTTACTCGATAAACTGCGCGTTTTTCTAAATATTCAATGGCAATACGCAAAACCAAAACCAGTAGAAAATATCGTTATGGCAGAATCACCACATCGGCGAACAAAAATTGTTTTAGCCGGGTTATCTAATATAGATACTAACGAATTGCGTGAGTTAAGCACACGAGGTGATATTAATGGCATTTTACGCAAACTCCAAATAATAGAACAAGAGCACCCCCATCTACATGAAATAACACAATATTTACAAGAAATGGCGCGTAATTTCCAAATTGATGAAATTCGAGAATTAATGATTCAAGCATCAACTTAA
- a CDS encoding DNA-J related domain-containing protein, with protein sequence MITEQLQPLAQVVLHQLQTHPQGIGEYELLKQLQRTNQTGFPSVALTEPLPLFQMHFLLFHVLYHLREQLYQEKTGELQINPLKIQIMPYQVGQNALTENDPLRDFYMDLSQLEKTTAEDVTTLLAKFWTRFHAIDKRQSALNTLGLQDPVDNETIKYRYRQLVMQHHPDRGGNTTTLQTLNAAMAVLEKST encoded by the coding sequence ATGATTACCGAACAACTACAACCATTAGCACAAGTTGTTTTACACCAACTACAAACACATCCACAAGGCATAGGAGAATATGAACTGCTCAAACAATTACAACGGACAAATCAAACAGGCTTCCCCAGCGTTGCACTAACAGAACCCTTACCCCTATTTCAAATGCACTTTCTGTTATTCCATGTTTTATATCATCTACGAGAACAGCTATATCAAGAGAAAACAGGTGAACTTCAAATTAATCCATTAAAAATTCAAATAATGCCTTATCAAGTAGGACAAAATGCCCTAACCGAAAACGACCCACTACGTGATTTTTATATGGATTTAAGCCAGTTAGAAAAAACAACAGCAGAAGATGTAACAACACTACTCGCCAAGTTTTGGACACGGTTTCATGCAATAGACAAACGCCAATCCGCACTAAATACCTTAGGACTACAAGACCCTGTGGACAATGAAACAATAAAATATCGTTATCGTCAGCTAGTTATGCAACACCATCCTGACCGTGGTGGCAACACAACCACCTTACAAACCTTAAATGCAGCAATGGCCGTTTTAGAAAAATCCACTTAA
- a CDS encoding protein-L-isoaspartate(D-aspartate) O-methyltransferase, with translation MSSISAHRIETSPQQRREADRLIELLQRQGISNPAVLEAIRRTPRHFFIDEALASHAYANNALPIGQGQTISQPYIVARMTEILLSRGKLDAVLEVGTGCGYQTAILAQLVRRVYSVELLASLSEQAQTRLGLLGFTNVKFKHSDGKWGWSENAPYDAILVTAAPQTVPEPLLEQLALNASLIIPVGPQRSGQVLYKITRFRNRYEQEPLEAVSFVPLR, from the coding sequence ATGTCTTCTATTTCCGCACATCGTATTGAAACTTCTCCCCAACAACGACGAGAAGCAGATCGTTTAATCGAATTATTGCAACGACAGGGGATAAGTAATCCTGCTGTTTTGGAGGCAATTCGTCGTACACCGCGTCATTTTTTTATTGACGAGGCGTTAGCCAGTCATGCTTATGCTAATAATGCGTTGCCTATTGGACAGGGACAGACCATTTCTCAGCCGTATATTGTGGCACGAATGACAGAAATCTTGCTAAGTCGTGGCAAATTAGATGCGGTGTTGGAGGTTGGAACAGGTTGTGGTTATCAAACCGCAATTCTTGCACAGTTGGTTCGGCGGGTTTATAGCGTTGAATTATTGGCTAGTTTGTCGGAGCAAGCACAAACACGATTGGGTTTATTGGGTTTTACAAATGTTAAATTTAAACATAGTGATGGGAAATGGGGGTGGAGTGAGAACGCGCCATACGATGCGATTCTTGTGACTGCCGCGCCACAAACTGTGCCAGAACCGTTGTTGGAGCAGTTGGCGTTGAATGCGTCATTGATTATTCCTGTTGGTCCGCAACGTTCAGGACAAGTGCTTTATAAAATCACGCGGTTTCGAAATCGTTATGAGCAAGAGCCATTGGAAGCGGTAAGCTTTGTACCATTGCGTTGA
- the typA gene encoding translational GTPase TypA encodes MISKLRNIAIIAHVDHGKTTLVDKLLRQSGTLDERANLGERIMDSNAIEKERGITILAKNTAIRWNDYRINIVDTPGHADFGGEVERVLSMVDSVLLLVDAVDGPMPQTRFVTQKALQRGLRPIVVINKVDRDGARPSWVLDQTFDLFDRLGADESQLDFPVIYASGLQGYAGLTPDVRSGDMQILFEAIIEHVPIPDVDPDEPFQLQVSALDYSSYVGIIGIGRISSGRIKTNTAVSVIDVKGEKRQGRILQVLGFHGLDRIEKPEAMAGDIIAFTGLDPLYISDTICDPAHIVALPPLTVDEPTVSMTFQVNTSPLSGQDGKYVTSRQIRERLQRELLHNVALRVAETDDPDKFMVSGRGELHLGILIENMRREGYELGVSRPQVITKIIDGVRNEPFESLTIDVEDIHQGTIMELLGNRKADLLNMTPDGKGRVRLDFEIPSRGLIGFRTEFLTATSGTGMMYHIFDHYAPMKAGNIGQRNNGVLIANGAGKAVAYALFTLQERGRLFIGHGDAVYEGMVIGIHSRNNDLVVNPLKAKQLTNIRAAGSDENILLTPPIRYSLEQALEFIDDDELVEVTPKAVRIRKIFLLENDRKRASRSSNND; translated from the coding sequence GTGATTAGTAAATTACGTAATATTGCCATTATTGCCCACGTTGACCATGGAAAAACCACCTTAGTTGACAAATTGTTACGCCAATCTGGAACGCTTGATGAGCGTGCAAATTTAGGCGAACGGATTATGGATTCCAACGCGATTGAAAAAGAGCGCGGGATTACCATTCTCGCCAAAAATACCGCCATTCGTTGGAATGACTACCGTATTAATATTGTCGATACCCCAGGACACGCCGACTTCGGCGGTGAAGTAGAACGGGTATTGTCTATGGTTGATTCCGTGTTATTACTGGTTGATGCCGTTGATGGTCCTATGCCACAAACCCGTTTTGTGACACAAAAAGCCCTACAACGTGGCTTACGTCCCATTGTAGTCATCAACAAAGTTGACCGCGATGGCGCACGTCCAAGTTGGGTTTTAGACCAAACATTTGATTTATTTGACCGCTTAGGCGCAGATGAATCACAACTTGATTTCCCCGTGATTTATGCCTCAGGACTACAAGGATATGCGGGCTTAACGCCGGATGTTCGTAGTGGTGACATGCAAATTCTGTTTGAAGCCATTATTGAACATGTGCCAATTCCTGACGTTGATCCAGATGAACCTTTTCAATTACAAGTCAGTGCGCTAGATTACTCCAGCTATGTCGGTATTATCGGGATTGGACGCATTAGTAGCGGACGGATTAAAACCAACACGGCTGTTTCCGTAATTGACGTAAAAGGCGAAAAACGGCAAGGGCGTATTTTACAAGTCCTAGGCTTTCACGGCTTAGACCGCATAGAAAAACCTGAAGCAATGGCGGGTGACATTATTGCCTTCACAGGCTTAGACCCCCTATATATTTCCGATACCATTTGCGACCCTGCGCATATCGTTGCACTGCCCCCATTAACAGTGGATGAACCCACTGTCAGCATGACCTTCCAAGTCAACACCTCCCCCCTATCAGGACAAGACGGCAAATATGTTACATCCCGCCAAATTCGGGAACGCCTGCAACGGGAATTACTGCATAACGTCGCGTTACGTGTTGCTGAGACAGACGACCCTGATAAATTTATGGTCTCTGGTCGCGGAGAACTGCATTTAGGAATTCTCATTGAAAATATGCGTCGTGAAGGGTACGAACTGGGTGTTTCTCGTCCACAAGTCATTACCAAAATCATTGATGGCGTGCGCAACGAACCCTTTGAAAGTTTAACCATTGACGTAGAAGACATTCATCAAGGGACTATCATGGAATTACTTGGCAACCGTAAAGCGGATTTGCTAAACATGACACCTGATGGTAAAGGACGTGTGCGCCTAGACTTTGAAATTCCTTCGCGCGGCCTAATTGGCTTTCGCACCGAATTTCTAACTGCAACCTCTGGTACAGGCATGATGTACCACATTTTTGACCATTACGCCCCCATGAAAGCGGGTAACATCGGACAACGAAATAACGGCGTGTTGATTGCCAACGGTGCAGGCAAAGCCGTTGCTTACGCACTGTTTACCCTACAAGAACGGGGCCGTTTATTTATAGGACACGGCGACGCAGTCTATGAAGGCATGGTTATCGGCATACACTCCCGCAATAATGACTTAGTTGTCAACCCCTTAAAGGCAAAACAACTCACGAACATTCGCGCTGCGGGGTCTGATGAAAATATCCTACTGACACCACCGATTCGTTACTCTTTAGAACAAGCCTTAGAATTTATTGATGATGACGAACTCGTTGAAGTCACACCCAAAGCAGTACGTATTCGCAAAATCTTCCTGCTAGAAAACGACCGCAAACGTGCATCCCGTTCCTCAAATAACGATTAA